The following coding sequences lie in one Treponema socranskii subsp. buccale genomic window:
- a CDS encoding tripartite tricarboxylate transporter TctB family protein produces the protein MKKSDIILVAAVYAITAFFFVMVLQYPSDVRIYPIFIMTVLAVLTTMHLIGCLVKFAREKKIENDMPLLFEHFKAKQFFTVFAMLLAYVVLINVLGFYVSSLLFIAGTLIFFKIKPLYIVITTVVFLVLIYGGFSTFLHVPLPRGLLI, from the coding sequence ATGAAAAAAAGCGATATCATTTTAGTTGCGGCAGTCTATGCGATTACCGCTTTTTTCTTTGTCATGGTGCTGCAATATCCGAGCGACGTGCGCATCTATCCGATCTTTATCATGACGGTACTCGCCGTATTGACGACGATGCATTTGATCGGCTGTCTCGTAAAATTCGCTCGGGAGAAAAAAATCGAAAACGATATGCCCCTTCTCTTCGAGCATTTTAAAGCCAAGCAATTTTTTACCGTTTTTGCAATGCTGCTCGCATACGTCGTTTTAATAAACGTACTCGGTTTTTACGTTTCAAGTCTTTTGTTCATCGCGGGAACGCTTATATTTTTTAAGATCAAACCGCTGTACATCGTCATAACGACCGTCGTATTTCTCGTTTTGATTTACGGCGGATTTTCAACGTTTTTGCATGTTCCGCTTCCGCGGGGTCTGCTGATCTGA
- a CDS encoding HAD-IA family hydrolase — MKKYLFIFDMGSVLVENDEPWPEAMKALGLPDTPKENSPYIHLYRAAARGDITSMEFSLLVAERAKLPRPTENYWKKFFRPTLKTETTKLIKAIKKSDARIVCGTNTFDVYYDYLSEAGFYADFDKVYASCFMHTRKPDVSFWQYIRNEEKTYDFSDMLFFDDSEANVRAAESLGIHAHRFTGADKAKEFILSVSGNDCKIDFNKF; from the coding sequence ATGAAAAAGTATCTGTTTATTTTCGATATGGGAAGCGTACTCGTCGAAAACGACGAGCCGTGGCCGGAAGCGATGAAAGCACTCGGTCTTCCCGATACTCCGAAAGAAAACTCGCCGTACATCCATCTGTACCGCGCGGCGGCCCGAGGCGATATCACATCGATGGAATTTTCACTCCTCGTCGCCGAACGCGCAAAGCTCCCCCGTCCGACGGAAAATTATTGGAAAAAATTCTTCCGCCCGACGCTGAAAACCGAAACGACGAAACTCATCAAAGCGATAAAAAAATCGGACGCGCGCATCGTATGCGGAACGAACACGTTCGACGTGTATTACGACTATCTTTCGGAAGCGGGTTTTTACGCCGACTTCGATAAAGTGTACGCATCCTGTTTTATGCACACGAGAAAGCCCGACGTATCGTTTTGGCAGTATATCCGCAACGAAGAAAAAACATACGATTTTTCCGATATGCTCTTTTTCGACGACTCCGAAGCAAATGTGCGCGCCGCGGAAAGCCTCGGCATACACGCTCACCGCTTTACAGGCGCCGATAAAGCGAAGGAATTCATTCTGTCTGTTTCGGGAAACGACTGTAAAATCGATTTTAATAAATTTTAA
- the metA gene encoding homoserine O-acetyltransferase MetA, whose translation MPIKIQSDLPARSILERENVFVMTDKRAKAQDIRPLKIAIVNLMPVKEITETQLLRVLANTPLQVEISLVRMENHVSRHTSRYYLEKFYITTSALLKHKFDGMIITGAPVEQLPFEQVDYWDELCAIMDYAKTNVFSTLYVCWGAFAGLYHLYGIDKYPLDKKMFGVFMNTRLTNADPLLRGFDDSFPIPQSRHTTIRAEDVASCKALVALASSRESGTTLIKSKDNREIFMTGHLEYDTGTLAEEYARDKKKNLPIEIPEHYFPGDDPQKTPASTWRSTAYLFYSNWLNYYVYQETPFNFV comes from the coding sequence ATGCCAATTAAGATTCAATCGGATTTACCGGCACGCAGCATCCTCGAGCGCGAAAACGTATTCGTCATGACCGACAAACGGGCAAAAGCGCAGGATATCCGTCCGCTCAAAATCGCGATCGTCAATCTTATGCCGGTAAAAGAAATAACGGAAACGCAGCTTTTGCGCGTTTTGGCAAACACGCCGCTGCAAGTTGAAATATCGCTCGTGCGTATGGAAAATCACGTGTCGCGCCATACGAGCCGCTATTATCTCGAAAAGTTTTACATCACGACGAGCGCGCTTTTAAAGCACAAATTCGACGGCATGATCATCACCGGTGCGCCCGTCGAACAACTGCCTTTCGAACAGGTCGATTACTGGGACGAACTGTGCGCCATCATGGACTACGCGAAGACGAACGTATTTTCAACGTTATACGTGTGCTGGGGCGCGTTCGCGGGATTGTATCACCTCTACGGTATCGACAAATACCCGCTCGACAAAAAAATGTTCGGCGTATTTATGAACACGCGCCTCACGAATGCCGATCCGCTGCTGCGCGGTTTCGACGACAGCTTTCCGATTCCGCAGTCGCGCCACACGACGATCCGAGCCGAAGACGTCGCTTCTTGCAAAGCGCTCGTCGCCCTCGCTTCTTCACGAGAATCGGGAACGACGCTCATCAAGTCGAAAGACAACCGCGAAATCTTTATGACCGGGCACCTCGAATACGACACCGGCACGCTTGCCGAAGAATATGCCCGCGACAAAAAAAAGAATCTTCCCATTGAAATACCCGAGCACTATTTTCCGGGCGACGATCCGCAAAAAACGCCCGCTTCGACGTGGAGAAGCACGGCGTATTTATTTTATTCGAACTGGCTCAACTATTACGTCTATCAGGAAACACCGTTCAATTTCGTATGA
- a CDS encoding tripartite tricarboxylate transporter permease, producing MDFSLIGAGFVNALMPLNLLAMLLSTTIGIIIGALPGLSAAMGVALIIPITFGMPPSTGLIVLAGIYCGAIFGGSISAILIHTPGTPASAATAIDGYQLTLQGKAGKALGTAVISSFFGGLLSCISLYFFSPPLAKLAMAFGSPEYFWLSIFGLTIIAGVSSDSMIKGLISGAFGLLLSTIGMDTMNGVFRFTFGQAALYEGLPFTATLIGLFSMSQVLVLADHKIRKAGELVEFDDRVLLNRKEMKLIAPTILRSWIIGNVIGILPGAGASIASFLGYNEARRASKHKEAFGHGSIEGVAGSEAANNAVTGGSLIPTLTLGIPGESVTAVLMGGLLIHNMQPGPDLFNKYAAVTYTFFAGFAFVQFFMLALGLWGSRWFAKISRVSDAILIPIIFALSVVGSYAIRNSMADVVIMFIFGVIGYFVKLFGLNSAAIVLALILGPIGERGLRRSLLLSKGNPAILFSTPVCWVLITLCVFSIFSPMLMQKLENKYKERDPNADMPKD from the coding sequence ATGGATTTTTCGTTAATCGGCGCGGGATTCGTCAACGCACTTATGCCGCTCAATCTGCTTGCAATGCTGTTAAGCACGACGATCGGTATCATCATCGGTGCGCTGCCCGGCCTTTCGGCCGCAATGGGAGTCGCGCTCATCATCCCGATCACCTTCGGTATGCCGCCTTCGACAGGTCTCATCGTACTCGCGGGCATTTACTGCGGTGCGATTTTCGGCGGATCGATTTCGGCCATATTGATTCACACGCCGGGTACTCCCGCTTCCGCCGCAACCGCGATCGACGGTTACCAGCTGACGCTCCAAGGCAAAGCGGGCAAAGCGCTCGGAACTGCGGTTATCTCGTCGTTTTTCGGCGGTCTTTTAAGCTGCATTTCCCTTTACTTTTTTTCGCCGCCGCTTGCAAAACTCGCGATGGCTTTCGGAAGCCCGGAATATTTTTGGCTTTCGATTTTCGGTTTGACGATCATCGCCGGCGTCAGCTCCGACTCCATGATAAAGGGACTCATTTCCGGCGCGTTCGGTCTTTTGCTTTCGACCATCGGCATGGATACGATGAACGGCGTATTCCGCTTTACGTTCGGACAGGCGGCCTTGTATGAAGGACTCCCCTTTACCGCGACGCTTATCGGTCTCTTTTCGATGTCGCAAGTCCTCGTGCTCGCCGATCACAAAATCCGTAAAGCCGGAGAATTGGTCGAGTTCGACGACCGCGTCCTCCTCAACCGTAAGGAGATGAAACTGATCGCGCCGACGATTTTGCGCTCGTGGATTATCGGCAACGTCATCGGTATCCTCCCGGGTGCGGGCGCGTCGATCGCGTCTTTCCTCGGCTACAACGAAGCGCGGCGCGCATCGAAGCATAAAGAAGCGTTCGGGCACGGAAGCATCGAAGGAGTTGCCGGCTCCGAAGCGGCGAACAACGCGGTTACCGGAGGTTCTCTCATTCCGACGCTCACGCTCGGCATCCCCGGCGAAAGCGTTACGGCGGTTCTCATGGGCGGTCTTTTGATCCACAATATGCAGCCCGGTCCCGACCTCTTCAACAAATACGCAGCCGTCACCTATACGTTTTTTGCGGGCTTTGCGTTCGTACAGTTTTTTATGCTCGCGCTGGGACTGTGGGGCAGCAGATGGTTTGCAAAAATTTCGCGCGTATCCGACGCGATTTTGATCCCGATCATATTTGCACTGAGCGTCGTCGGATCCTATGCGATCCGCAACAGCATGGCGGACGTCGTCATCATGTTCATCTTCGGCGTCATCGGCTACTTTGTAAAACTCTTCGGCCTCAACTCCGCAGCCATCGTCTTAGCTCTCATCCTCGGTCCGATCGGAGAACGCGGCCTTCGCCGCTCGCTCTTGCTTTCGAAGGGAAATCCTGCTATCCTGTTTTCAACGCCGGTTTGCTGGGTATTGATAACCTTGTGCGTATTCAGTATATTCTCTCCCATGCTCATGCAAAAACTGGAAAATAAATACAAGGAGCGCGATCCGAACGCGGATATGCCGAAAGACTGA
- a CDS encoding sensor histidine kinase encodes MIEHGLKTMRAVKYEKNSFHDAMLRIVAVSSLLPLFSAAIAFCIFAYIYFNAGILAENKNDNEAVAHELRSIFQTYVQELNASAFDFEAKLPQGENANTFLTLEIQFMNRQGHSADFYLFDENSRLLFSSTSMPLSFMPPDVGRNWGLYKRMEERPGTVQCTFFRGNLLIGKKLAEGCAVFVIPAFYFTTHTLEHVSNIAVTNRYGEIALSSTAMFTGNFNRIDPQAAKAASFFSFKNNRYFKTERHIRLADETFIVYTFSAVKRTFAMLVLGGSILLCIIALSGLITYAAVARSVTKRTNSIDKIAACFDEVQKGNLTKRMTLEENDEFAVIANSYNTMIQSIDELLRKNKEINEETTRAQIKQLESQFNPHFLSNTLQVIKYMVTLEPDAVPAIIDHLSKLLRYSINASEARCTLAEDLEYTKHYIAIQRFRFTDTLDCKLDVSEAAQSCIVPKLLVQPLIENAIQYGLAGTGGKRKLLIIIRAHIENGNLIINVTDDGNGMDEKKVSELHEMLSERTRTTNHFGLYNIAKRIRLLYGEKSDMIIKSGLHRGTSITISFPAVF; translated from the coding sequence ATGATCGAACACGGGCTGAAAACGATGCGTGCGGTAAAATACGAAAAAAACAGTTTTCACGATGCGATGCTCCGTATCGTCGCCGTTTCGTCTCTCCTGCCTCTTTTTTCGGCGGCGATCGCGTTTTGCATTTTTGCATACATTTACTTTAACGCGGGTATCCTTGCGGAAAACAAAAACGACAACGAAGCGGTCGCTCACGAACTTCGCTCGATCTTTCAAACCTATGTACAGGAATTGAATGCTTCGGCCTTCGACTTCGAGGCGAAACTGCCGCAAGGTGAAAACGCCAATACGTTTTTGACGCTTGAAATTCAATTTATGAATCGGCAGGGACATTCGGCCGATTTTTACCTTTTCGATGAAAATTCCCGCCTGCTCTTTTCTTCCACATCGATGCCGCTCTCCTTTATGCCGCCCGATGTCGGACGGAACTGGGGTTTATACAAGCGGATGGAGGAGCGGCCGGGCACCGTTCAGTGCACATTTTTCCGCGGCAATCTCCTCATCGGAAAAAAGCTCGCCGAAGGCTGTGCCGTATTTGTCATCCCCGCATTCTATTTTACAACCCACACCCTCGAGCACGTTTCAAATATCGCCGTCACGAACCGCTACGGAGAAATAGCGCTTTCATCGACGGCGATGTTTACCGGCAATTTTAACCGTATCGATCCGCAGGCTGCAAAGGCAGCGTCGTTTTTTTCTTTTAAAAACAATCGGTATTTTAAAACGGAGCGTCATATCCGTCTCGCAGACGAAACGTTTATCGTCTATACCTTTTCCGCCGTCAAGCGGACTTTCGCAATGCTCGTCTTAGGCGGTTCGATATTGCTGTGCATCATCGCGCTTTCAGGCCTCATCACCTATGCGGCCGTTGCGCGCTCGGTTACAAAGCGGACGAATTCGATTGATAAAATAGCGGCGTGCTTCGACGAAGTACAAAAAGGCAATTTAACAAAGCGGATGACGCTCGAAGAAAACGACGAATTTGCCGTCATCGCGAATTCGTACAATACGATGATTCAAAGCATCGACGAGCTGCTGCGGAAGAACAAAGAGATAAACGAAGAGACGACGAGGGCGCAGATCAAACAGCTTGAAAGCCAATTCAATCCGCATTTTCTGTCGAACACGCTGCAGGTTATCAAATACATGGTAACCCTCGAACCGGACGCCGTCCCTGCGATCATCGATCATCTTTCAAAACTGCTTCGCTACAGTATAAACGCTTCGGAAGCAAGGTGTACGCTTGCCGAAGATTTGGAATATACGAAACACTATATCGCGATCCAGCGCTTCCGTTTTACCGATACGCTCGACTGTAAACTCGATGTTTCAGAAGCGGCGCAAAGCTGCATCGTACCGAAACTCCTCGTGCAGCCGCTCATCGAAAACGCAATCCAATACGGTTTAGCCGGAACCGGCGGAAAGAGAAAATTATTAATTATTATACGCGCTCATATCGAAAACGGAAACCTCATCATCAACGTTACGGATGACGGTAACGGCATGGACGAAAAAAAAGTTTCCGAACTGCACGAGATGCTTTCCGAGCGTACGCGGACGACGAATCACTTCGGCCTGTACAATATCGCAAAACGCATACGCTTGCTCTACGGAGAAAAATCGGATATGATTATTAAAAGCGGCTTGCATCGCGGAACTTCGATAACGATATCTTTTCCCGCAGTATTTTGA
- a CDS encoding peptidase U32 family protein, whose amino-acid sequence MELLSPAGNVKKLYCAYAYGADAAYIGLKHFSLRVKADNFYDDEYEQVCELKKRFPGKKLYCALNIAFHNDDIASFQNNIDYFKRYPIDAFIVQDLGIVPILQKAFPGAALHLSTQASCINASAALFYKRLGFKRIVLGREASLKEIREIKDAVPDMELEAFCHGAMCIAYSGRCLMSAYLTGRSAQSGFCSHTCRWNFSVSADENRFFDADAAKRLASSGVLRLSEEKRAGEYFPIFEGDNFTAVLSSKDLNMIDKLSDMKDAGIDAIKIEGRMKSVYYVALVTRAYRKALDALDGKISFEEAAPFIAELDNVPHRESTTGFYYSREDADVTTSGASDSPYALAAEIGSEVSEAEQSSIFLRGEKTVCDFQKSLAALCNEARFARERDLKNHPEKIPAAAEKKDGWRMYEFTPFNKIDTADTLEIISPGCALRKAEAGEWLLIDSETGTLRSWAFDGHPCVLYSSTALESSSLVRIRDEAYLPERAKASKR is encoded by the coding sequence ATGGAACTTCTTTCGCCTGCAGGCAATGTAAAAAAATTATACTGTGCATACGCGTACGGAGCGGACGCCGCGTACATCGGTCTCAAGCATTTTTCGCTCCGCGTCAAAGCCGACAATTTTTACGACGACGAATACGAGCAAGTATGTGAGCTCAAAAAACGCTTTCCCGGAAAAAAACTTTACTGCGCGCTCAACATCGCCTTTCACAATGACGATATCGCTTCTTTTCAAAACAATATCGATTATTTTAAGCGCTATCCGATCGATGCGTTTATCGTGCAGGATTTGGGCATCGTGCCGATTTTGCAAAAAGCGTTCCCCGGCGCGGCGCTTCACTTGAGCACGCAGGCGAGCTGCATCAACGCTTCCGCCGCTTTGTTTTATAAGCGGCTCGGATTTAAACGCATCGTGCTCGGACGGGAAGCTTCGCTAAAAGAGATCCGAGAAATTAAAGACGCCGTTCCCGATATGGAGCTCGAAGCCTTTTGTCACGGCGCCATGTGCATCGCCTATTCCGGTCGCTGTCTTATGAGCGCCTATCTTACAGGTAGGAGCGCTCAGAGCGGTTTTTGCTCTCATACGTGCCGCTGGAATTTCAGCGTGAGCGCGGACGAAAATCGGTTTTTCGATGCGGATGCTGCGAAGCGTCTCGCCTCATCGGGTGTATTGCGGCTTTCGGAAGAAAAAAGAGCAGGTGAATATTTTCCGATTTTTGAAGGCGATAATTTTACCGCAGTCCTTTCGAGTAAAGATCTCAATATGATCGATAAGCTTTCGGATATGAAAGACGCGGGTATCGACGCGATAAAAATCGAAGGACGGATGAAAAGCGTGTATTACGTTGCGCTCGTAACGAGGGCGTACCGTAAAGCGCTCGACGCGCTCGACGGCAAAATTTCTTTCGAAGAGGCTGCTCCTTTTATCGCAGAGCTCGACAATGTGCCGCATCGGGAATCGACGACGGGATTTTACTACAGCCGCGAAGACGCCGACGTGACGACAAGCGGCGCATCCGACAGTCCCTATGCGCTTGCGGCGGAAATCGGAAGCGAAGTGAGCGAAGCGGAGCAGAGTTCGATCTTTTTGCGCGGAGAAAAAACGGTGTGCGATTTTCAAAAATCGCTTGCGGCTTTGTGTAACGAAGCGCGCTTTGCGCGCGAACGCGATTTAAAAAATCATCCTGAAAAAATACCCGCCGCAGCCGAAAAAAAAGACGGCTGGCGTATGTATGAGTTTACGCCTTTTAATAAAATCGATACGGCCGATACGCTTGAAATCATTTCGCCCGGATGCGCGCTTCGAAAAGCTGAAGCGGGCGAGTGGCTCCTCATCGATTCCGAAACGGGCACGCTTCGTTCATGGGCATTCGACGGACATCCGTGCGTGCTCTACAGTTCGACGGCGCTTGAAAGCTCTTCTCTCGTTCGTATCCGCGACGAAGCGTACCTGCCTGAGCGGGCGAAAGCATCGAAGCGGTAG
- a CDS encoding alpha/beta hydrolase fold domain-containing protein, which produces MAVQQDRRAALKRLKLLVYAPKLNVDSFRSKIEETFACPVLPNHVDCTDYNYGGVSCDVLSPEIYSSRRIVIYIHGGSFVAGSRASWRGFCARLAAKSFSRVVVPEFRLAPAHPYPAALEDVQAVFRTVYTELQVACSLDASAEKAAAHPEIIIASDGSGASIACALLFSLREKYRAGVSRLVFFSPWLDFSEEAAAAKGKKASDELINGETLLRCGEIYTFVSNLTNPLVSPLYAAKEQLSDFPPVYIQCGEKELLLGDIERFSELLASNGSQCELDVWPKMMPFFQFADDHLWETHLAIGKAGSVISGEGDTDAGTSFHNKPRLENSLQSDA; this is translated from the coding sequence ATGGCAGTACAGCAGGACAGGCGGGCGGCGCTCAAACGGCTCAAGCTTCTCGTCTACGCTCCGAAATTAAATGTCGACTCTTTCCGAAGCAAAATCGAAGAAACATTTGCGTGTCCCGTTTTGCCCAATCACGTCGACTGCACGGATTACAATTACGGCGGGGTTTCCTGTGATGTCCTTTCACCCGAAATATATTCTTCGAGGCGTATCGTCATCTATATTCACGGCGGCTCCTTTGTCGCAGGCTCCCGCGCTTCGTGGCGAGGCTTTTGCGCCCGCCTTGCGGCAAAATCTTTCAGCCGCGTCGTCGTGCCGGAATTCCGCCTTGCGCCCGCGCATCCCTATCCCGCAGCGCTTGAAGACGTGCAGGCGGTGTTCCGTACGGTGTACACGGAATTGCAGGTCGCCTGTTCGCTCGACGCTTCTGCGGAAAAAGCTGCCGCGCATCCCGAGATCATCATCGCCTCCGACGGCTCGGGCGCTTCGATCGCCTGTGCGCTCCTGTTCAGCCTCCGCGAAAAATACCGTGCAGGCGTTTCCCGTCTCGTCTTTTTCTCTCCGTGGCTCGATTTTTCCGAAGAAGCCGCCGCTGCAAAGGGCAAAAAAGCTTCGGACGAATTGATAAACGGAGAAACGCTTTTGCGCTGCGGAGAGATATATACCTTCGTTTCCAATTTAACGAATCCGCTCGTTTCTCCTTTATACGCGGCAAAAGAACAGCTTTCGGATTTTCCGCCGGTGTATATACAGTGCGGCGAAAAGGAGCTTTTGCTCGGCGATATCGAACGGTTTTCGGAGCTGCTCGCATCGAACGGCTCGCAATGCGAACTCGATGTGTGGCCGAAGATGATGCCGTTTTTTCAGTTTGCCGACGATCACCTGTGGGAAACGCACCTCGCGATCGGAAAGGCGGGCAGCGTCATATCCGGAGAAGGCGATACGGATGCGGGCACATCCTTTCACAATAAGCCGCGTCTCGAAAACTCTTTGCAGTCGGACGCGTAG
- a CDS encoding tripartite tricarboxylate transporter substrate binding protein — MKRSIILTAALAAAVLAGCSKKSGSGADASGAGWKPEKDVTVIVAYKAGSGTDTGARILCSVAEKYVGKTLIVTNKEGADGKIGYTTLATSKPDGYTIGFINLPTFSSLSIQPNSPFTKDSIVPICNHLFEPSVVVVRKDAPWNTIEELIDYCKAHKNEVKCSTNGVKASNHIGAQLLAKAAGFEISCIPYGGTADQLLALRQGEVDMSVPKSADVAPLIGDNGELKVLATYTENRLAEMPDVPTLKEKGYNLVYGSARALVAPKGTPQAAIDFYVDAFEKTINDPDNIEKSKNAGLALDFMSPDALGQFMDAQEDFVKNTLPTLFN; from the coding sequence ATGAAACGAAGCATTATTTTAACGGCGGCTCTTGCTGCCGCCGTGCTCGCAGGCTGCTCGAAAAAATCGGGAAGCGGCGCCGATGCATCGGGTGCGGGCTGGAAACCGGAAAAAGACGTAACGGTTATCGTCGCATACAAAGCCGGAAGCGGTACGGATACGGGAGCGCGCATCCTGTGTTCCGTTGCCGAAAAATATGTCGGCAAAACGCTCATCGTCACGAACAAAGAAGGCGCCGACGGAAAGATCGGATATACGACGCTTGCCACTTCAAAGCCCGACGGCTACACGATCGGCTTTATCAATCTGCCGACATTCAGTTCGCTTTCCATCCAGCCGAACAGCCCCTTTACGAAAGATTCGATCGTTCCGATCTGCAATCACCTGTTCGAACCCTCGGTCGTCGTCGTACGCAAAGACGCGCCGTGGAACACGATCGAAGAATTGATCGACTACTGCAAAGCGCATAAAAACGAAGTCAAATGCTCGACGAACGGTGTCAAAGCGTCGAACCACATCGGTGCGCAGCTTTTGGCAAAAGCGGCCGGTTTTGAAATCAGCTGCATCCCCTACGGCGGAACCGCCGACCAGCTCCTCGCGCTTCGTCAGGGCGAAGTCGATATGTCCGTTCCGAAATCGGCCGATGTCGCCCCGCTCATCGGAGATAACGGAGAGCTCAAAGTGCTCGCGACTTACACGGAAAACCGTCTCGCAGAAATGCCGGACGTTCCGACGCTGAAAGAAAAAGGCTATAACCTCGTCTACGGTTCGGCACGCGCCCTCGTCGCGCCGAAAGGTACCCCGCAGGCCGCGATCGATTTCTATGTCGATGCATTCGAAAAAACGATAAACGATCCCGACAATATCGAAAAGAGCAAAAACGCAGGTCTCGCACTCGACTTTATGTCACCCGATGCGCTCGGCCAGTTTATGGACGCGCAGGAGGACTTCGTCAAAAATACGCTTCCCACATTGTTCAACTGA
- the araD gene encoding L-ribulose-5-phosphate 4-epimerase AraD: protein MAGAYQSLKEEAYEANMEIPKHDLAVYTWGNVSAFDAGKSVFAIKPSGVPYSELTSDAMVVVDLDGKIVEGKLRPSSDTQTHIVLYKEFAVKGGCKVGGIIHTHSPAAVGWAQAMRAVPLFGTTHADHIQTEIPCTPYLSKEAVERDYEKETGTLIVEHFKQHGYNPSETNMVLVGGHGPFAWGSDAAKAVYNGVVLEEVCKMALNTILVNPGAMQLPDYIVNKHYMRKHGPAAYYGQQNR from the coding sequence ATGGCAGGTGCATATCAAAGTTTAAAAGAAGAAGCATACGAAGCGAATATGGAAATCCCCAAACACGATCTCGCCGTGTACACGTGGGGCAACGTTTCCGCATTCGATGCGGGAAAAAGCGTGTTTGCGATAAAGCCGTCGGGCGTCCCTTATTCCGAATTGACGAGCGACGCTATGGTCGTCGTCGATTTGGACGGAAAAATCGTCGAAGGGAAACTGCGCCCGTCTTCGGATACGCAGACGCACATCGTTTTGTATAAAGAATTCGCTGTAAAAGGCGGATGCAAAGTCGGCGGAATCATCCACACGCATTCGCCGGCTGCAGTCGGTTGGGCACAGGCGATGCGCGCCGTTCCGCTCTTCGGTACGACGCACGCCGATCACATCCAAACGGAAATCCCGTGTACGCCCTATCTTTCAAAAGAAGCCGTCGAACGCGATTACGAAAAAGAGACGGGTACGCTGATCGTCGAACATTTTAAACAGCACGGCTACAATCCGTCCGAAACGAATATGGTACTCGTCGGCGGACACGGCCCCTTTGCGTGGGGAAGCGATGCGGCAAAAGCGGTGTACAACGGCGTCGTCCTCGAAGAAGTGTGCAAGATGGCGCTCAATACGATACTCGTCAATCCGGGCGCGATGCAGCTTCCCGACTACATCGTCAACAAGCACTATATGCGAAAGCACGGTCCCGCCGCTTACTACGGACAGCAAAACAGATAG
- a CDS encoding response regulator transcription factor: MYKVLIAEDEELIRRGLTYTIDWLSLGCTVIGEAADGLEGLQKIKETHPDIVIADIRMPGISGLEMIEKAKESGERFYAIILSSYSEFDYARQAILLDVGEYLVKPIVDDELEEAIERAKEKIGESAKTDIDGTGKTEVDQSGRVLRFFNGSVQSGNFYVAETIKRIEDAYRTKITIEDIAASLGVSVSYLSRKIKRETNMTFVDLLNGLRIAKAAELLATGKYRMYEIAEMTGFTNYKYFCTVFKRYTGYAPSKLVR; the protein is encoded by the coding sequence ATGTATAAAGTGCTTATCGCAGAAGATGAAGAACTGATCCGCCGCGGCCTCACCTACACGATAGATTGGCTTTCACTCGGCTGCACCGTCATAGGAGAAGCGGCGGACGGCCTTGAAGGTTTACAAAAGATCAAAGAGACGCATCCCGACATCGTCATCGCAGATATCCGCATGCCGGGTATCAGCGGTCTCGAAATGATTGAAAAAGCAAAAGAATCGGGAGAACGCTTTTACGCGATCATCCTGTCAAGCTACAGCGAATTCGATTATGCGAGACAGGCGATCCTCCTCGACGTCGGCGAATATTTGGTTAAACCGATCGTAGACGACGAACTCGAAGAAGCGATCGAAAGAGCAAAAGAGAAAATCGGCGAATCGGCGAAAACCGATATCGACGGAACGGGAAAAACGGAAGTCGATCAAAGCGGCCGCGTGCTTCGATTTTTCAACGGCAGCGTACAAAGCGGCAACTTTTACGTCGCGGAAACGATCAAGCGCATTGAAGACGCCTACCGGACAAAGATTACTATAGAAGATATAGCGGCCTCTCTCGGCGTTTCCGTAAGCTATTTGAGCAGAAAAATCAAGAGGGAAACGAATATGACCTTTGTCGATCTGCTCAACGGCTTGCGTATCGCAAAGGCTGCCGAATTGCTCGCCACGGGAAAATACCGCATGTACGAAATCGCCGAAATGACGGGTTTTACGAATTACAAATATTTTTGTACGGTTTTTAAGCGCTACACGGGTTACGCGCCGTCAAAGCTCGTCAGGTAA